The following coding sequences lie in one Cannabis sativa cultivar Pink pepper isolate KNU-18-1 chromosome 5, ASM2916894v1, whole genome shotgun sequence genomic window:
- the LOC115702196 gene encoding late embryogenesis abundant protein At1g64065-like, with protein sequence MSRNNTEQVHPAQNDDVETASMDESNSKESHQKRGMKRLCIATIIVLLFTVVVLVFTTTIFHVHTPKFRIRSMTIDELTTKSSSNNVIDMKFEAEIGIKNTNFGHFDFEKTQVGFFYRGTHLALADGDVLVEEGKVKPRSTKKIQFTAEIGTKNLILDDDIESGFLTLTSKAKINGTFHFMELIKRNRSSEMNCSFTINLDKKVVQDINCQ encoded by the coding sequence ATGTCAAGGAATAATACTGAACAAGTTCATCCAGCTCAAAACGACGACGTCGAAACAGCCTCAATGGATGAGTCAAATTCCAAGGAGTCACACCAAAAGAGAGGTATGAAACGATTATGCATCGCAACCATAATCGTACTGCTCTTTACCGTTGTAGTTTTGGTGTTTACAACAACAATCTTCCATGTCCACACTCCCAAGTTTCGAATTCGATCAATGACCATTGATGAGCTCACTACTAAGAGTAGCtcaaataatgtcattgatatGAAATTTGAAGCTGAAATTGGCATAAAGAACACCAACTTTGGCCATTTCGATTTCGAAAAGACCCAAGTTGGATTCTTTTACAGGGGAACTCATCTTGCTTTGGCCGATGGTGATGTGTTAGTTGAGGAAGGAAAAGTCAAACCTCGGTCAACTAAGAAGATTCAATTCACAGCTGAGATTGGgacaaaaaatttgattttggaTGATGATATTGAATCGGGGTTTTTAACTTTGACTAGTAAGGCCAAGATAAATGGGACATTTCACTTCATGGAGTTGATCAAGAGAAATAGATCTTCTGAGATGAATTGTAGTTTCACAATTAATTTGGACAAAAAAGTTGTCCAAGATATAAATTGCCAATAG